The proteins below come from a single Biomphalaria glabrata chromosome 10, xgBioGlab47.1, whole genome shotgun sequence genomic window:
- the LOC106053944 gene encoding kelch-like protein 24 isoform X2 has translation MLQIACLRQYCEDFLADHISNENCLTIWREARLSSCKVLANEAWNFVHREFPSIKSTEDFLACDIDDICLMVASEDLNVPNEEEVIDAILLWVGHEESRRKQLSRLIALSRLCLVSEDFILRRLLTEQMILENQEVLEMVRRSLEYHILLSRRHDECPPSAMYRRASLYDNVMIVLGEGKDNFYAYVFKTEEWFQLPALPEDMGLGSSACSYGDDIFVAGGKNTMNALFQFETRKNSWVKLAPMNVGRRNHVIVAVGPCLYVLGGLNNEVTTLNSVECYDTIKAVWTDVGFLHTAVRSSGSAVIGKKVIICGGKENDTVTSKTVQCFNTATNTSYILGEMPSETCLPRTIIDMDKIYLITQEGCVWKMKLNDRSSSIHHKSQLWDFARYWHGALLHDGIVYIIAGETPDNSDLPDVWPIELQGVFQSVRNLRPANITRCMACIRTTMEKYMLKDSLAMDISRV, from the exons ATGCTACAGATTGCTTGCCTCAGGCAATATTGTGAGGACTTCCTTGCGGATCACATTTCCAATGAGAATTGTTTAACCATTTGGCGCGAGGCCAGACTCAGCAGCTGTAAA GTTTTAGCCAATGAAGCGTGGAACTTTGTGCATCGGGAATTCCCGTCCATCAAGAGTACTGAGGATTTCTTGGCTTGTGACATTGATGACATTTGTCTTATGGTTGCCAGTGAGGACTTGAATGTACCGAATGAGGAAGAG GTTATAGACGCCATACTGTTATGGGTAGGGCACGAGGAGTCCAGGCGTAAACAGCTGTCTCGTCTTATTGCTCTGTCTCGGCTGTGTCTTGTTTCGGAGGACTTCATATTGAGGAGATTGCTAACTGAACAGATGATTTTAGAGAATCAAGAG GTATTAGAGATGGTGAGACGGAGTCTGGAGTACCACATCCTACTGTCTAGGAGACATGACGAGTGTCCGCCCAGCGCCATGTATCGTAGAGCAAGTCTTTATGATAACGTCATGATTGTTCTAGGAGAGGGCAAAGACAACTTTTACGCTTATGT TTTTAAAACTGAAGAGTGGTTCCAGTTACCTGCCTTGCCAGAAGACATGGGACTTGGTAGTTCTGCTTGTAGTTATGGGGACGACATTTTTGTAGCGGGAGGGAAAAATACGATGAACGCTTTATTTCAG TTTGAAACTCGCAAAAATTCTTGGGTCAAATTAGCTCCAATGAACGTAGGTAGAAGGAACCACGTGATTGTTGCTGTGGGTCCATGTCTCTACGTCCTGGGTGGACTCAACAATGAG GTGACCACACTAAATAGTGTTGAATGTTATGATACTATTAAAGCTGTCTGGACAGATGTGGGGTTCTTACACACTGCAGTCAGGTCAAGCGGCTCAGCAGTCATAG GTAAAAAGGTGATAATCTGTGGAGGTAAAGAAAACGACACGGTCACCTCCAAGACGGTCCAGTGTTTCAACACTGCCACCAACACTTCGTACATACTTGGTGAGATGCCATCGGAAACTTGCTTGCCGAGGACTATCATAGACATGGACAAGATCTACTTAATCACGCAG GAGGGGTGTGTCTGGAAGATGAAGTTAAATGACCGAAGTTCCAGCATCCATCACAAATCACAGTTATGGGACTTTGCTCGCTACTGGCATGGCGCTCTGCTGCATGATGGGATAGTCTACATTATTGCTGGAGAAACACCCGATAATTCAGATTTACCG GATGTATGGCCTATTGAACTCCAAGGTGTGTTCCAGTCTGTCAGAAACTTAAGACCTGCTAACATAACAAGATGTATGGCTTGTATCAGAACCACAATGGAGAAATATATGTTGAAAGATTCTCTAGCTATGGACATCAGCAGAGTTTAA
- the LOC106053944 gene encoding kelch-like protein 24 isoform X1: MTWAQIAAQTLLQGLNGRLKSGQFCDVMIYVDDVEFPCHRVILCAYSDYFQAMFSSGMQEAITQSVKLNDVSHQTFASILEAIYNGKDILDERNVIEVWRVASMLQIACLRQYCEDFLADHISNENCLTIWREARLSSCKVLANEAWNFVHREFPSIKSTEDFLACDIDDICLMVASEDLNVPNEEEVIDAILLWVGHEESRRKQLSRLIALSRLCLVSEDFILRRLLTEQMILENQEVLEMVRRSLEYHILLSRRHDECPPSAMYRRASLYDNVMIVLGEGKDNFYAYVFKTEEWFQLPALPEDMGLGSSACSYGDDIFVAGGKNTMNALFQFETRKNSWVKLAPMNVGRRNHVIVAVGPCLYVLGGLNNEVTTLNSVECYDTIKAVWTDVGFLHTAVRSSGSAVIGKKVIICGGKENDTVTSKTVQCFNTATNTSYILGEMPSETCLPRTIIDMDKIYLITQEGCVWKMKLNDRSSSIHHKSQLWDFARYWHGALLHDGIVYIIAGETPDNSDLPDVWPIELQGVFQSVRNLRPANITRCMACIRTTMEKYMLKDSLAMDISRV, encoded by the exons ATGACCTGGGCACAGATCGCTGCTCAAACTCTGCTGCAGGGACTGAATGGTCGCCTGAAGAGCGGTCAGTTTTGTGACGTCATGATCTACGTGGATGACGTCGAGTTCCCATGCCATCGCGTCATTCTGTGCGCCTATTCGGACTACTTCCAGGCCATGTTCTCTAGCGGCATGCAAGAGGCAATAACACAGAGTGTCAAACTGAATGACGTCTCACATCAG ACATTTGCCTCCATCTTGGAAGCTATCTACAACGGGAAAGATATTCTGGACGAGAGAAATGTGATAGAGGTCTGGAGAGTTGCCTCCATGCTACAGATTGCTTGCCTCAGGCAATATTGTGAGGACTTCCTTGCGGATCACATTTCCAATGAGAATTGTTTAACCATTTGGCGCGAGGCCAGACTCAGCAGCTGTAAA GTTTTAGCCAATGAAGCGTGGAACTTTGTGCATCGGGAATTCCCGTCCATCAAGAGTACTGAGGATTTCTTGGCTTGTGACATTGATGACATTTGTCTTATGGTTGCCAGTGAGGACTTGAATGTACCGAATGAGGAAGAG GTTATAGACGCCATACTGTTATGGGTAGGGCACGAGGAGTCCAGGCGTAAACAGCTGTCTCGTCTTATTGCTCTGTCTCGGCTGTGTCTTGTTTCGGAGGACTTCATATTGAGGAGATTGCTAACTGAACAGATGATTTTAGAGAATCAAGAG GTATTAGAGATGGTGAGACGGAGTCTGGAGTACCACATCCTACTGTCTAGGAGACATGACGAGTGTCCGCCCAGCGCCATGTATCGTAGAGCAAGTCTTTATGATAACGTCATGATTGTTCTAGGAGAGGGCAAAGACAACTTTTACGCTTATGT TTTTAAAACTGAAGAGTGGTTCCAGTTACCTGCCTTGCCAGAAGACATGGGACTTGGTAGTTCTGCTTGTAGTTATGGGGACGACATTTTTGTAGCGGGAGGGAAAAATACGATGAACGCTTTATTTCAG TTTGAAACTCGCAAAAATTCTTGGGTCAAATTAGCTCCAATGAACGTAGGTAGAAGGAACCACGTGATTGTTGCTGTGGGTCCATGTCTCTACGTCCTGGGTGGACTCAACAATGAG GTGACCACACTAAATAGTGTTGAATGTTATGATACTATTAAAGCTGTCTGGACAGATGTGGGGTTCTTACACACTGCAGTCAGGTCAAGCGGCTCAGCAGTCATAG GTAAAAAGGTGATAATCTGTGGAGGTAAAGAAAACGACACGGTCACCTCCAAGACGGTCCAGTGTTTCAACACTGCCACCAACACTTCGTACATACTTGGTGAGATGCCATCGGAAACTTGCTTGCCGAGGACTATCATAGACATGGACAAGATCTACTTAATCACGCAG GAGGGGTGTGTCTGGAAGATGAAGTTAAATGACCGAAGTTCCAGCATCCATCACAAATCACAGTTATGGGACTTTGCTCGCTACTGGCATGGCGCTCTGCTGCATGATGGGATAGTCTACATTATTGCTGGAGAAACACCCGATAATTCAGATTTACCG GATGTATGGCCTATTGAACTCCAAGGTGTGTTCCAGTCTGTCAGAAACTTAAGACCTGCTAACATAACAAGATGTATGGCTTGTATCAGAACCACAATGGAGAAATATATGTTGAAAGATTCTCTAGCTATGGACATCAGCAGAGTTTAA